In Novosphingobium sp. MMS21-SN21R, a single genomic region encodes these proteins:
- a CDS encoding beta-glucosidase: MTIANRLAFAACSVLAFASHAANAQQAPAVDMIKADARAGATVKQMTADEKVVLTNGIMPLPFFPGTVIPEGAVFGAGYIPGIPRLGVPVLTETDASLGVSWVGGIRKDGATALPSGLAQAATWNPQVMYDGGAMIGSEARAKGFNVLLAGGVNLMRDPRNGRTFEYLAEDPYLSGILVGAAIRGVQSNNIISTIKHFALNGQETGRKYVDVKITESAARESDLLAFQIGIEQGQPGSVMCAYNRVHGDQACASDWLLNKVLKQSWGYKGFVMSDWGAVPGVEAALGGLDQQSGAQLDKALFFGDVLKAKAASDPGYAAKLDDMNRRVLTAIYASGLDKNPAKTGGTIDFAKNAQVAELTAKQGIVLLRNKGVLPLAKTAKSIAVIGGYADSGVLAGSGSSLVQGPEGPAATRSLGGDSPFSALMQQNYHRSAPLTAIKAMAPGATVTFRDGRYIADAVEKAKQADVAIIFATEWRTEGLDQPDLSLPDGQDALIAAVAAANPNTIVVLETGGPVAMPWLDKTAAVIEAWYGGARGGQAIASVLFGETNPGGRLPVTFPASLDQLPRPKLDGADWVEPNFSGDPEPGKDQLHTDYDIEGSDVGYRWFARKGQKALFPFGHGLSYTTFESTGLKVKGMTASFTVKNTGKRSGDEVAQVYLVSRGGEAKQRLVGFQRVSLEPGAATTVSVKFDPRVLADWKNGGWSLAAGEYAFALGKDAEALSAPVKVKMAAKLWKD; encoded by the coding sequence ATGACCATTGCCAACCGCCTTGCTTTTGCTGCCTGTTCGGTGCTTGCATTTGCCTCGCACGCTGCAAATGCGCAGCAGGCGCCCGCTGTTGATATGATAAAGGCCGACGCGCGTGCAGGTGCGACAGTCAAGCAGATGACTGCAGACGAGAAGGTCGTTCTCACCAACGGGATCATGCCGCTGCCATTCTTCCCTGGCACCGTCATTCCAGAAGGGGCTGTGTTTGGCGCCGGATATATTCCCGGTATTCCTCGGCTCGGCGTTCCGGTTCTGACCGAAACCGATGCCAGCCTGGGCGTGTCGTGGGTTGGTGGTATCCGCAAGGATGGCGCCACTGCGCTCCCTTCAGGTCTTGCCCAAGCGGCGACGTGGAATCCGCAAGTAATGTACGACGGTGGCGCAATGATCGGCTCCGAAGCCCGCGCCAAGGGGTTCAACGTCCTGCTCGCCGGTGGCGTCAACCTCATGCGCGATCCTCGCAACGGCCGAACGTTCGAATATCTGGCGGAAGATCCTTATCTTTCGGGCATCCTGGTCGGCGCAGCGATTCGCGGCGTGCAATCGAACAACATCATCTCAACGATCAAGCACTTCGCGCTCAACGGCCAGGAAACCGGCCGCAAGTACGTTGATGTGAAGATCACCGAAAGTGCCGCTCGAGAAAGCGACCTGCTGGCATTCCAGATCGGTATCGAACAGGGACAGCCGGGTTCGGTCATGTGCGCCTACAATCGCGTTCACGGCGATCAGGCTTGTGCCAGCGACTGGCTGCTCAACAAGGTCCTCAAGCAGTCGTGGGGCTACAAGGGCTTCGTGATGTCAGACTGGGGCGCGGTCCCCGGTGTCGAGGCAGCACTCGGCGGGCTCGACCAGCAGTCGGGCGCGCAACTCGACAAGGCGCTGTTCTTCGGAGACGTGCTGAAGGCCAAGGCAGCAAGCGATCCGGGCTATGCAGCCAAGCTCGACGACATGAACCGGCGCGTCCTGACCGCGATTTACGCCTCGGGTCTGGACAAGAACCCGGCCAAGACGGGCGGCACGATCGATTTTGCCAAGAACGCACAAGTCGCCGAGTTGACCGCGAAGCAGGGCATCGTTCTCCTGCGCAATAAGGGGGTCCTTCCGCTGGCCAAGACCGCCAAGTCGATTGCGGTCATCGGTGGCTATGCCGACAGCGGTGTGCTTGCCGGGTCGGGGTCCAGTCTCGTTCAGGGTCCGGAAGGTCCGGCGGCCACCCGTTCGCTTGGCGGCGACAGTCCGTTCTCGGCATTGATGCAGCAGAACTATCATCGCTCGGCTCCGCTTACCGCGATCAAGGCGATGGCGCCCGGCGCAACGGTCACATTCCGCGATGGCCGCTATATTGCTGATGCAGTCGAGAAGGCGAAGCAGGCCGACGTTGCGATTATCTTTGCAACCGAGTGGCGCACCGAGGGGCTTGATCAGCCCGATCTGTCGCTCCCCGACGGCCAGGATGCATTGATCGCGGCGGTCGCGGCGGCCAACCCGAACACGATTGTCGTGCTGGAGACCGGCGGCCCGGTAGCAATGCCCTGGCTCGACAAGACCGCTGCAGTCATCGAGGCGTGGTACGGTGGCGCGCGTGGCGGTCAGGCCATTGCGTCGGTGCTGTTTGGCGAAACCAACCCCGGCGGCCGCCTGCCAGTGACTTTCCCGGCCAGTCTCGACCAGTTGCCGCGCCCTAAGCTTGACGGCGCGGACTGGGTCGAACCCAATTTCTCGGGCGATCCCGAACCGGGCAAGGATCAGCTCCACACCGACTACGACATCGAAGGGTCGGACGTCGGCTATCGCTGGTTTGCGCGGAAGGGCCAGAAGGCGTTGTTCCCGTTCGGCCATGGCCTCAGCTACACCACCTTTGAAAGCACGGGGTTGAAGGTTAAGGGCATGACCGCCAGCTTTACGGTCAAGAACACCGGCAAGCGTTCGGGCGATGAAGTGGCTCAGGTTTACCTCGTCAGCCGTGGCGGCGAGGCCAAGCAGCGCCTGGTTGGCTTCCAGCGCGTCAGCCTGGAGCCAGGCGCAGCGACGACCGTCAGCGTGAAATTCGATCCGCGCGTGCTTGCAGACTGGAAGAATGGCGGGTGGTCGTTGGCTGCTGGGGAATATGCATTCGCACTCGGCAAGGATGCTGAAGCGCTGTCGGCTCCGGTTAAGGTGAAGATGGCTGCCAAGTTGTGGAAGGATTGA
- a CDS encoding alpha/beta hydrolase, translated as MKKTAFLAALFAIVVSAPALAQGGPPPSEPALAPAEPDAIPLYGSQTPGTAASENWVKFGGRDYAVRNITRPTITPVLPDPAKATGAAVIVAPGGAFMLLAMEHEGWKVARALADRGIAAFVLKYRLNPTPKDEAAAAKFMFEALGKEVGHPMTGELLGKSMAPADGKAAVAWVRANAAKYGIDPARVGMMGFSAGAMTTRRVGLDADTPSRPAFLGYIYGPQDAETVPADAPPMFNAIALNDSLFPNKGFPIAQAYLEAKRPVEIHGYQTGDHGFGLGLPGTTTTLVIDEFTAWLSMQGFLTRKDAK; from the coding sequence ATGAAAAAGACTGCATTTCTGGCGGCACTGTTCGCTATCGTGGTTTCAGCGCCGGCCCTTGCACAGGGCGGTCCGCCGCCTTCGGAGCCTGCGCTTGCACCCGCTGAACCGGATGCGATTCCTCTGTACGGCTCGCAGACGCCGGGCACCGCGGCGTCGGAAAACTGGGTGAAGTTCGGCGGACGCGATTATGCCGTGCGCAACATCACACGGCCGACAATCACGCCCGTCCTGCCCGATCCCGCAAAGGCCACTGGGGCTGCTGTGATTGTGGCTCCGGGCGGCGCATTCATGCTGCTGGCGATGGAACATGAAGGGTGGAAGGTAGCCCGCGCGCTCGCAGATCGCGGCATCGCTGCATTCGTTCTGAAGTACCGGCTGAACCCGACGCCCAAGGACGAAGCTGCAGCGGCCAAGTTCATGTTTGAAGCGCTGGGCAAGGAAGTCGGTCACCCGATGACCGGCGAACTGTTGGGCAAATCGATGGCGCCCGCTGACGGCAAGGCTGCCGTCGCATGGGTTCGCGCCAACGCCGCGAAATATGGCATCGATCCTGCCCGCGTTGGCATGATGGGCTTTTCCGCAGGCGCGATGACCACACGCCGGGTCGGGCTTGATGCTGATACGCCTTCGCGCCCTGCCTTCCTCGGCTACATCTATGGTCCGCAGGATGCTGAAACTGTTCCAGCCGATGCGCCGCCGATGTTCAACGCCATTGCGCTCAATGACAGCCTGTTTCCGAACAAGGGATTCCCCATTGCGCAGGCCTATCTCGAGGCAAAGCGTCCTGTGGAAATCCACGGCTACCAGACCGGCGACCACGGTTTCGGCCTTGGCCTGCCCGGCACTACAACGACTCTCGTGATCGATGAATTTACCGCGTGGCTCTCGATGCAGGGCTTCCTCACGCGAAAGGACGCCAAGTGA
- a CDS encoding LacI family DNA-binding transcriptional regulator, with amino-acid sequence MEDVARLAGVSLKSVSRVINGEPHVSAKLRVKVEAAIAELNYVPDTAARSLAGSRAFIVGLLFDNPSPNYTMNIQTGVYEACRDSQHHLRIDNIDSTVPREELEAQLSAMLRNSRCDGFVLTPPLTDNIVLLDYLDRSGIRYVRIAPDIQPERSPGVYIDDAAGAAAMARHLWELGHRHFAIVGGPESHGAAGRRRQGFIDELRALGLTGAIAEEEGGFNFELGIGAGAKLLAQTPVPTAIFAANDDSAAGVMVACSQAGLNVPRDVSVCGFDDSWVAKSVWPYLTTVCQPIEEMGRAAALLLLRRDEPENVLHKLDFHLVVRDSTAPPTR; translated from the coding sequence ATGGAAGACGTGGCCCGTCTGGCTGGTGTTTCGCTGAAAAGTGTGTCCCGGGTCATCAACGGCGAGCCGCACGTCTCGGCAAAACTGCGCGTAAAAGTTGAAGCGGCGATCGCCGAACTCAACTACGTGCCGGACACTGCCGCCCGCTCACTGGCAGGATCACGCGCATTCATCGTCGGCTTGTTGTTCGACAACCCCAGCCCAAATTACACCATGAACATCCAGACCGGAGTCTACGAGGCCTGCCGCGACAGCCAGCATCATCTGCGCATCGACAACATCGATTCCACTGTCCCGCGCGAGGAACTGGAAGCGCAACTATCGGCCATGCTTCGCAACAGCCGTTGCGACGGTTTCGTTCTCACACCGCCGCTGACCGACAACATCGTCCTGCTCGACTACCTCGACCGTTCCGGCATACGTTACGTAAGGATCGCACCAGACATTCAGCCTGAACGTTCGCCCGGCGTCTACATCGACGATGCCGCAGGCGCTGCAGCAATGGCCCGTCACCTTTGGGAACTCGGCCATCGCCATTTCGCCATTGTCGGCGGCCCGGAAAGCCACGGCGCTGCCGGTCGCCGCAGGCAAGGATTTATCGACGAACTGCGGGCTCTTGGATTGACTGGCGCGATCGCGGAAGAGGAAGGCGGGTTCAATTTCGAACTTGGCATCGGTGCGGGCGCAAAGCTACTTGCGCAGACGCCTGTCCCGACAGCGATCTTTGCGGCTAACGACGATTCTGCCGCAGGCGTGATGGTCGCCTGTTCGCAGGCAGGCCTCAACGTTCCGCGCGACGTTTCGGTGTGCGGCTTCGACGATAGCTGGGTGGCGAAGTCCGTCTGGCCCTACCTCACCACGGTATGTCAGCCGATCGAGGAAATGGGCCGCGCCGCGGCGTTGCTTCTGCTACGTCGCGACGAGCCCGAGAACGTTCTGCACAAGCTGGACTTCCACCTCGTCGTCAGGGATTCGACGGCGCCGCCGACCCGCTGA
- a CDS encoding bifunctional rhamnulose-1-phosphate aldolase/short-chain dehydrogenase encodes MNAQTTITSAALPFAVPSSRWDDSVAATLSAAELLLYRSNLLGSDLTVTNFGGGNTSAKLEAIDPLTGEKVEVLWVKGSGGDIGSMKLDGFSTLYQAKLLGLEAHYAGPDDDDKMVGFLPHCTFNLNGRAASIDTPLHSLLPFAHVDHVHPDAIIALAASSGGEAATQEIWGGNIGWLPWKRPGYSLGVMLRDYVRANPQVEGVMLAGHGIICWADSAKACYEHTVQLIADAANYLNGKLEGKPAFGGQKVAPNPDRTAIAADLMPRLRGFMTGARLKLGHFSDDAEALEFTGSADFERLAALGTSCPDHFLRTKIAPLPLDPARLQDDAYLEAQISAYRQMYLAYYERCKRGNSPAVRDSNPVVVLVPGVGRITFATDKTTARLAGEFYGNAINVMRGAEAIGDYIALDEQEAFDIEYWLLEEAKLQRMPAPKPLVGKIALVTGGAGGIGAASAARLLKDGACVVLADRDADSVEDVRAGFARQFGKDVVRAAVCDVTDEAQVRAAFDVAAREFGGLDILVANAGIASSAPIEETTVELWNRNYDVLAQGYFLTSRSAWPLLKRMKAQGGSSVVFIGSKNGVAAATNASAYASAKAAANHLARCLALEGAPHGIRVNVVNPDAVIKGSRIWDGDWRKERAGAHGIDSGEELEEHYRKRSMLGRDVLPEDIAEAVYFLASDMSAKSTGNMINVDAGNAQAFTR; translated from the coding sequence ATGAACGCGCAGACGACCATCACTTCCGCCGCACTCCCATTCGCCGTGCCCAGCAGCCGTTGGGACGATTCGGTTGCTGCCACGCTCAGCGCTGCAGAGCTGCTCTTGTACCGGTCGAACCTGCTGGGGTCTGATCTCACCGTGACCAACTTCGGCGGCGGCAATACGTCGGCCAAGTTGGAAGCGATAGATCCGCTGACAGGCGAAAAGGTTGAGGTGTTGTGGGTCAAGGGATCGGGCGGTGATATCGGCTCGATGAAGCTGGACGGCTTTTCAACGCTTTATCAAGCGAAGCTGCTCGGCCTTGAAGCCCATTACGCAGGGCCGGACGATGACGACAAGATGGTCGGCTTCTTGCCGCATTGCACCTTCAACCTGAATGGCCGCGCGGCATCGATCGACACGCCGCTGCATTCGCTTCTGCCCTTTGCGCATGTGGATCATGTCCATCCAGATGCGATCATCGCTCTGGCGGCATCCTCGGGCGGTGAAGCAGCCACACAGGAAATCTGGGGCGGGAACATCGGGTGGTTGCCTTGGAAACGCCCTGGCTACAGCCTTGGGGTGATGCTGCGCGATTACGTGCGAGCCAACCCGCAGGTCGAAGGTGTGATGCTGGCCGGTCATGGCATCATTTGCTGGGCCGATAGCGCCAAGGCTTGTTACGAGCACACCGTCCAACTGATCGCGGACGCGGCAAATTATCTGAATGGAAAGCTTGAAGGCAAGCCTGCGTTCGGTGGCCAGAAGGTTGCGCCGAATCCGGACCGAACTGCGATTGCGGCAGATCTCATGCCCCGTCTGCGTGGTTTCATGACGGGTGCGCGCCTGAAGCTTGGCCACTTTTCTGACGATGCCGAGGCTCTGGAATTTACCGGTTCTGCCGATTTCGAGCGGCTCGCTGCGCTTGGCACGTCGTGCCCGGACCACTTCCTGCGCACCAAGATCGCGCCATTGCCGCTCGACCCTGCACGCTTGCAGGATGATGCCTATCTCGAAGCGCAGATCTCGGCCTACCGCCAGATGTATCTGGCCTATTACGAGCGCTGCAAGCGTGGCAATTCGCCTGCAGTGCGCGATTCAAATCCGGTCGTCGTTTTGGTGCCCGGCGTGGGGCGCATCACTTTTGCCACGGACAAGACCACCGCGCGGCTTGCCGGTGAGTTCTACGGCAATGCCATCAACGTGATGCGCGGCGCCGAGGCAATTGGCGATTACATCGCGCTCGACGAGCAGGAAGCCTTCGACATCGAGTACTGGCTGCTCGAGGAAGCCAAGTTGCAGCGTATGCCTGCGCCCAAACCGCTGGTCGGCAAAATCGCGCTGGTTACCGGCGGGGCAGGAGGTATTGGCGCAGCATCGGCGGCGCGCCTGCTCAAGGATGGCGCCTGCGTGGTTCTGGCGGATCGAGACGCTGATTCCGTCGAGGATGTTCGCGCAGGTTTTGCCAGACAGTTCGGCAAGGATGTGGTTCGCGCCGCCGTGTGCGACGTGACCGACGAAGCCCAAGTGCGGGCCGCATTCGATGTGGCCGCGCGTGAGTTCGGCGGGCTCGACATCCTCGTCGCTAATGCCGGTATCGCAAGTTCCGCACCGATCGAGGAAACGACGGTCGAGCTGTGGAATCGCAACTACGATGTGTTGGCGCAGGGTTATTTCCTGACTTCGCGTTCTGCCTGGCCACTGCTCAAGCGGATGAAGGCGCAGGGCGGTTCGTCGGTCGTGTTCATCGGATCGAAGAACGGTGTGGCGGCTGCAACCAATGCCAGCGCCTATGCCTCGGCCAAGGCTGCGGCGAACCACCTTGCGCGCTGCCTTGCGCTCGAAGGTGCGCCGCATGGCATCCGCGTCAACGTCGTCAATCCCGATGCGGTTATCAAGGGCAGCCGGATCTGGGACGGTGACTGGCGCAAGGAGCGCGCAGGCGCTCACGGCATCGACAGCGGGGAGGAGCTTGAAGAGCACTACCGCAAGCGTTCCATGCTTGGCCGCGACGTGCTTCCCGAAGATATTGCTGAAGCCGTCTATTTCCTCGCGAGCGACATGTCGGCAAAGTCGACCGGCAACATGATCAATGTTGATGCGGGGAATGCGCAAGCCTTTACCCGCTAA
- a CDS encoding TIM barrel protein, with amino-acid sequence MTLPISADLIAERNAVHLEALEEDYAALGRKLSRTGIDIDAIKDRVTGFSVAVPSWGAGRGGTRFAKFPIPGEPTNIHEKLEDCAVIQQLSRVTPRVSPHFPWDRVSDFKALREEAAALGLGWDAVNSNTFQDQVGQAHTYANGSLAAQDSATRQQAVDHNIECIEIGQQLGSTDLTVWVGDGTNFPGQQDLGRSLDRYLEGAAKIYAALPDDWRMLLEHKMFEPAFYSTVISDWGSSILAAQELGPKAKCLVDLGHHAPNVNIEQIVARLHRFGKLGGFHFNDSKYGDDDLDSGSINPHQLFLVFNELVEAELNPREGFNPSYMIDQSHNVTDPIESMLSSAETITQCFAKAQLVDRDALHAAQGENDTMMAFQALRRAYNVDVAPILAKARVEAGGAVDVLEAYRLSKYRDRKAQERKAVGLGAGIV; translated from the coding sequence GTGACCCTTCCCATTTCCGCTGACCTGATCGCCGAGCGTAATGCCGTTCATCTTGAGGCGCTTGAAGAGGACTATGCCGCGCTGGGCCGCAAACTATCGCGGACCGGCATTGATATTGACGCAATCAAGGACCGAGTTACCGGGTTCTCGGTCGCGGTGCCCTCATGGGGTGCCGGGCGCGGCGGCACGCGCTTTGCCAAGTTTCCGATCCCGGGCGAGCCGACTAACATCCATGAGAAGCTGGAAGACTGCGCGGTCATCCAGCAGCTTTCGCGTGTAACCCCGCGCGTGTCGCCGCACTTCCCATGGGACAGGGTCAGCGACTTCAAGGCCCTGCGCGAGGAAGCAGCGGCGCTTGGCCTCGGCTGGGATGCGGTAAATTCGAACACGTTTCAGGATCAGGTCGGGCAGGCGCACACGTATGCCAACGGGTCGCTTGCTGCGCAGGATTCCGCAACGCGGCAGCAGGCGGTGGATCACAACATCGAATGCATCGAAATCGGCCAGCAACTCGGCTCGACCGACCTGACTGTGTGGGTCGGCGACGGCACCAACTTCCCCGGTCAACAGGACTTGGGGCGCAGCCTCGACCGCTATCTTGAGGGGGCGGCCAAGATCTATGCTGCACTGCCGGATGATTGGCGGATGCTGCTGGAGCACAAGATGTTCGAGCCTGCGTTCTACTCGACCGTGATCAGCGATTGGGGCAGCTCGATCCTAGCCGCGCAGGAGCTTGGCCCCAAAGCCAAGTGCCTTGTCGATCTTGGCCACCATGCGCCCAACGTCAACATCGAGCAGATCGTGGCGCGCCTGCACCGGTTCGGCAAGCTGGGTGGTTTCCACTTCAACGACAGCAAGTATGGCGATGACGATCTCGACAGTGGCTCGATCAATCCGCACCAGCTTTTCTTGGTGTTCAACGAACTGGTCGAGGCGGAGCTGAACCCGCGTGAAGGGTTCAACCCGAGCTACATGATCGACCAGTCGCACAACGTGACCGATCCGATTGAGTCGATGCTGTCATCGGCTGAGACTATCACCCAGTGCTTTGCCAAGGCGCAACTGGTGGACCGGGATGCGCTGCACGCAGCGCAAGGCGAGAACGACACGATGATGGCATTCCAGGCCTTGCGCCGCGCCTATAACGTCGATGTAGCTCCGATCCTCGCCAAGGCTCGTGTGGAAGCGGGCGGGGCTGTTGACGTGCTCGAAGCCTATCGCCTCAGCAAATACCGCGACCGTAAGGCGCAAGAGCGCAAGGCCGTCGGGCTGGGCGCGGGCATCGTCTGA
- a CDS encoding glycosyl hydrolase, with protein MTIRKGLTVATLLASTTLLTPMAFAESPAPTATTAPTLEQQFQDPPMEARPRVWWHWMNGNISKDGIAKDMAWMKRVGIGGLQNFDAGLDTPQIVDKRLIYMTPEWKDAFRFAATEADRLGLELAIAASPGWSETGGPWVKAEDGLKKVVWSETRIKGGKAFTGKLAMPPANTGPYLDMPDMDPLASLLGDTGFKIPELYSDIAVLAVPDMGGADVVPTYTAAGKPIDGAALADGSLRSGVSLPRGTADAPTTVVATFAKPETIRSATMSLPGAKGIFSGATVAASLEASDDGQGWRKVAEFPITAAPSSVGFTAVTARHFRLVLAALPFAGSNMGDPMPGLAPAGGFVEMMAAAAKAPFDIKQFRLSGETQVDQFESKAGFAVVPDYYALGTPDVETVGVAPLQVINLTGRMKADGTLDWTPPKGKWRIIRLGSSLLGTTNHPAPPEATGLEVDKFDGDAVRRYLEHYIGLYKDAAGTDLVGKRGVRAILTDSIEVGAANWTPKMIEQFRILRGYDPTPYLPALAGVLIGTREQSDRFLRDYRQTLADLMASEHYGTVAKVAHENDLKVYGEALEDNRPSLGDDMAMRSHADVPMAALWTYSRKAGPNPSYVADMKGAASVAHIYGQNLVAAESMTSALAPWAYAPNELRRIIDLEFASGVNRPVVHTSVHQPVDDKVPGLSLMIFGQFFNRHEAWAELARPWVDYMARSSLLLQAGRNVADVAYFYGEEGPLTALYGRKFIADAPVAHAYDFINRDALFNAVEVQGGEVVSKGGARYKAIQLGGSTQKMTLPTLRRLATLVEAGATVVGQAPIGSPALNDDAAEFGALVQKLWSGAGTTKVGAGQVIASSAIDEALAGAGVAPDLVLGGKSADGQVLFVHRAVADGDVWFLNNRKAAPETLEARFRVTGKQPELWHADTGEVEAVSYRIENGQTIVPLTLDAEDSVFVVFRKDAKADAMAIKKVAPATASTLGGAWKVAFQPGRGAPALITMPKLASLSEQADAGVKFFSGLATYTSTFNLPKLVKPGQPLWINLGDVGEIAEVSVNGKHAGYAWHKPYRVNIAGAVRKGTNTVEVKVANLWVNRLIGDAQNGATKVTWTAIPTYTAAAPLRPSGLIGPVTLEVSGSAAPSNP; from the coding sequence ATGACCATTCGCAAGGGCCTGACGGTCGCAACCCTCCTCGCCAGCACGACCTTGCTCACACCCATGGCCTTTGCGGAATCACCTGCTCCCACAGCAACCACTGCGCCGACGCTGGAGCAGCAGTTTCAGGACCCGCCGATGGAGGCGCGCCCGCGCGTGTGGTGGCATTGGATGAATGGCAACATATCCAAGGACGGCATCGCCAAGGACATGGCGTGGATGAAGCGCGTCGGCATCGGAGGCCTGCAGAATTTTGATGCCGGGCTGGACACGCCGCAGATCGTGGACAAGCGGCTGATCTACATGACGCCCGAATGGAAGGATGCCTTCCGCTTCGCCGCAACCGAGGCCGACCGTCTGGGTCTTGAACTTGCCATAGCAGCGTCACCGGGCTGGTCCGAAACCGGCGGCCCTTGGGTCAAGGCCGAGGACGGACTGAAGAAGGTGGTCTGGAGCGAGACCCGTATCAAGGGCGGCAAGGCCTTTACCGGCAAGTTGGCGATGCCGCCTGCCAACACCGGTCCTTACCTCGACATGCCCGACATGGACCCGCTGGCTTCGCTGCTGGGCGATACCGGATTCAAGATCCCCGAGCTTTACAGCGACATAGCGGTTCTGGCGGTGCCCGACATGGGTGGGGCTGACGTGGTGCCGACATACACTGCAGCGGGCAAGCCCATCGATGGGGCAGCGCTGGCCGATGGTAGTCTGCGTTCGGGCGTGTCCTTGCCGCGCGGGACTGCTGATGCACCAACGACGGTTGTTGCCACTTTTGCCAAGCCGGAGACCATCCGTTCGGCCACCATGTCGCTTCCGGGCGCGAAGGGTATCTTTTCGGGAGCTACGGTTGCTGCGAGCCTTGAAGCCAGCGATGATGGGCAGGGCTGGCGTAAAGTGGCTGAATTTCCCATTACTGCCGCGCCGTCCAGTGTGGGCTTTACGGCTGTAACCGCAAGGCACTTCCGTCTGGTTCTGGCAGCCCTGCCGTTCGCCGGCTCGAACATGGGCGATCCCATGCCGGGCCTCGCTCCTGCAGGCGGGTTTGTGGAAATGATGGCTGCCGCGGCAAAGGCACCGTTCGACATCAAGCAGTTCCGTCTGTCGGGCGAAACGCAGGTGGATCAGTTTGAAAGCAAGGCGGGTTTTGCGGTCGTGCCGGACTATTACGCGCTCGGCACGCCGGATGTGGAGACGGTCGGCGTTGCGCCTTTGCAGGTTATCAACCTCACTGGACGGATGAAGGCAGACGGCACGCTCGATTGGACCCCGCCCAAGGGTAAATGGCGGATCATCCGCCTTGGCTCCAGCCTGCTCGGGACCACCAACCACCCCGCGCCGCCCGAAGCAACCGGGCTTGAAGTCGACAAGTTTGATGGCGATGCGGTGCGCCGCTATCTCGAACATTACATCGGCTTGTACAAGGACGCCGCCGGGACTGATTTGGTCGGCAAGCGCGGCGTGCGCGCCATCCTCACCGACTCGATCGAAGTCGGCGCGGCCAACTGGACGCCGAAGATGATCGAGCAGTTCAGGATTTTGCGCGGGTACGATCCAACGCCCTATCTGCCTGCACTGGCAGGCGTGCTGATCGGCACGCGCGAGCAGTCTGACAGGTTCCTGCGCGACTACCGCCAGACTTTGGCCGATCTCATGGCTTCGGAACACTACGGCACTGTCGCCAAGGTCGCGCACGAGAACGACCTCAAAGTCTATGGCGAAGCGCTCGAAGACAATCGCCCGTCGCTCGGCGACGACATGGCGATGCGCAGCCATGCGGATGTGCCGATGGCCGCGCTGTGGACATATTCGCGCAAGGCTGGGCCCAATCCCAGCTATGTCGCCGACATGAAGGGCGCGGCGTCGGTTGCGCACATCTACGGCCAGAACCTCGTTGCAGCCGAGTCGATGACTTCGGCCCTTGCGCCCTGGGCCTATGCGCCGAACGAATTGCGCCGGATCATCGATCTGGAATTCGCCAGCGGTGTAAACCGCCCGGTTGTCCACACGTCGGTCCACCAGCCGGTCGATGACAAGGTGCCCGGCCTTTCGCTGATGATCTTCGGGCAGTTCTTCAACCGGCACGAAGCATGGGCCGAACTGGCGCGGCCCTGGGTCGATTATATGGCCCGCTCGTCGCTGCTGCTGCAAGCGGGGCGCAACGTGGCCGATGTTGCCTATTTCTATGGTGAGGAAGGCCCGTTGACTGCGCTTTATGGGCGCAAGTTCATCGCCGATGCACCGGTGGCGCATGCCTATGATTTCATAAACCGCGACGCGCTGTTCAATGCCGTTGAAGTGCAGGGCGGCGAAGTCGTCAGCAAGGGCGGCGCGCGTTACAAGGCAATCCAGCTTGGCGGGTCTACGCAGAAGATGACTTTGCCGACGCTGAGGCGCCTGGCCACACTAGTCGAGGCTGGCGCGACTGTTGTCGGACAGGCTCCGATCGGTTCGCCTGCGCTCAACGATGATGCCGCCGAATTCGGCGCGCTCGTCCAGAAGCTGTGGAGTGGCGCGGGTACGACCAAGGTCGGGGCAGGGCAAGTCATTGCTTCCTCTGCAATCGATGAGGCGCTGGCGGGTGCGGGCGTTGCGCCGGATCTGGTGCTTGGCGGGAAGTCTGCCGATGGTCAGGTGCTGTTCGTTCACCGCGCGGTTGCCGATGGCGACGTCTGGTTCCTCAACAATCGCAAAGCAGCGCCTGAAACCCTCGAAGCGCGCTTCCGCGTAACCGGCAAGCAGCCAGAACTGTGGCATGCCGATACCGGTGAGGTCGAGGCGGTCTCCTACCGGATCGAGAACGGGCAGACGATTGTTCCCCTGACGCTCGATGCCGAAGACTCAGTCTTTGTCGTTTTCCGCAAGGATGCCAAGGCCGATGCCATGGCGATCAAGAAGGTCGCACCTGCGACTGCGTCGACCTTGGGCGGTGCATGGAAGGTTGCGTTCCAACCGGGACGCGGCGCACCTGCATTAATCACGATGCCCAAACTCGCATCGCTGAGCGAGCAGGCTGATGCGGGTGTGAAATTCTTCTCTGGCCTCGCAACCTATACCAGCACGTTCAATCTGCCCAAGTTGGTCAAGCCAGGGCAGCCACTGTGGATCAATCTGGGCGACGTTGGTGAAATTGCCGAAGTCTCGGTCAACGGCAAGCACGCAGGCTATGCCTGGCACAAGCCCTACCGCGTAAACATTGCAGGCGCGGTGAGGAAGGGGACGAACACGGTCGAGGTCAAAGTCGCCAATTTGTGGGTCAACCGCCTGATCGGCGACGCACAAAATGGTGCCACCAAGGTCACTTGGACTGCCATTCCGACCTACACGGCGGCAGCACCGCTGCGTCCGTCGGGTCTGATCGGCCCGGTCACTCTGGAAGTCAGCGGGTCGGCGGCGCCGTCGAATCCCTGA